In Rhodopirellula bahusiensis, the following proteins share a genomic window:
- a CDS encoding ATPase with chaperone activity: protein MSQSSGTSPSGNVDSQLDNLINRIHALSGDKSGGVPSVSGKPAVAGTAPASPGSRPAVPPATPTPAQTTPPKNAAQPNPAAASRPSEAAPAQRPPTPPTAAATPQNRQAGQNRPAPPRPRPAQTAGYQPNRDEPWRPAEPESMRAGHINETLVESIIFRFILNAGEVEGRRIADQVQLPFRLIEPILERLKMDQSVAYKSATATNDYVYVLTESGRAIARNHLHDSTYHGSCPVRLPDYIESVKLQTIEGQYPKREDLQRAFSDLLINPKMLHRLGPAVASGRGMFLFGFPGNGKTSIAERVTGAFGKYIWIPRAVDIDGDILRVFDPMNHEAVMPETSGGLLNSGSFDKRWVRIKRPTIVAGGELTMEMLEVLNNTTSNISEAPLQMKSNCGTLVIDDFGRQKMSVDQLLNRWIIPLEKRYDFLNMASGKKIQVPFDQLVIFSTNLEPKDLVDDAFLRRIPYKIEVENPPEADFRKLFEIMCKVTKIPYNAEAVDYLVKTHYLPVDRPFRNCQPRDLLLQVRNYCLYNNLEVELKKEYFDFACDNYFSVM, encoded by the coding sequence ATGTCTCAGTCTTCGGGAACCTCGCCTTCAGGAAACGTCGACAGTCAGTTGGACAACCTAATCAACCGTATTCACGCCTTGAGCGGTGATAAATCAGGTGGCGTCCCGTCCGTTTCCGGCAAACCAGCCGTAGCCGGGACCGCACCTGCTTCTCCCGGTAGCCGGCCAGCGGTTCCGCCCGCGACACCCACCCCAGCCCAAACAACTCCTCCGAAGAACGCGGCCCAGCCAAATCCCGCCGCCGCATCTCGCCCTTCGGAAGCGGCACCGGCCCAGCGTCCCCCGACCCCGCCAACTGCAGCGGCCACCCCACAGAACCGTCAGGCCGGACAAAACCGCCCCGCCCCGCCGCGACCTCGGCCCGCTCAAACTGCCGGATACCAACCCAACCGCGATGAACCATGGCGTCCCGCGGAGCCTGAATCGATGCGGGCTGGTCACATCAACGAAACGCTCGTTGAATCGATCATTTTCCGGTTCATCCTCAACGCGGGTGAAGTCGAAGGCCGGCGCATTGCGGACCAAGTCCAGCTGCCCTTCCGCTTGATTGAACCCATCTTAGAACGTTTGAAGATGGACCAGTCGGTTGCTTACAAAAGTGCAACCGCCACCAATGACTATGTGTATGTGCTAACCGAGTCGGGCCGAGCCATCGCCCGCAATCACCTGCATGACTCCACCTATCATGGAAGCTGCCCGGTCAGATTGCCTGACTACATCGAGAGCGTCAAACTTCAAACGATCGAAGGCCAATATCCAAAACGAGAGGACTTGCAGCGAGCCTTCAGCGACCTGTTGATCAATCCAAAAATGCTTCACCGGCTTGGGCCTGCCGTGGCCAGTGGACGCGGGATGTTCTTGTTTGGATTCCCTGGCAACGGCAAGACCTCCATCGCCGAACGAGTGACTGGAGCCTTCGGGAAGTACATCTGGATTCCGCGTGCGGTCGACATTGACGGAGACATCTTGCGTGTCTTTGACCCTATGAATCACGAAGCCGTCATGCCAGAAACCTCCGGTGGATTGCTGAATTCCGGAAGCTTTGACAAACGCTGGGTACGAATCAAACGCCCCACAATCGTGGCGGGTGGTGAACTGACGATGGAGATGCTGGAAGTCCTCAACAACACCACCAGCAACATCAGCGAAGCGCCGCTGCAGATGAAAAGCAACTGCGGAACGTTGGTGATTGATGACTTTGGTCGCCAAAAAATGTCCGTCGACCAGCTATTGAACCGGTGGATCATTCCACTCGAAAAGCGCTATGACTTTCTTAACATGGCATCAGGCAAGAAGATCCAGGTTCCCTTTGACCAATTAGTTATATTCAGCACCAACCTGGAACCCAAAGACTTGGTCGATGACGCGTTCTTGCGTCGGATTCCTTATAAGATCGAAGTTGAGAACCCGCCCGAAGCTGATTTCCGCAAGCTATTTGAAATCATGTGCAAGGTCACAAAGATCCCTTATAACGCCGAAGCTGTCGACTACTTGGTAAAGACTCATTACTTGCCCGTTGATCGCCCGTTTCGCAACTGCCAGCCACGAGATTTGCTGCTTCAGGTTCGGAACTACTGCCTCTACAACAACCTCGAGGTGGAGCTCAAAAAGGAGTACTTCGACTTCGCCTGCGACAACTACTTCTCGGTGATGTAA
- a CDS encoding c-type cytochrome domain-containing protein: MPELHCRRTPALSGQRSALSPLLSLLLLFPLVHAGTANSAEEEAAEANVIRMPVDDEGLVVDFERDIAPIFRQHCLECHGAEEAKADFRVDDRDTVFGYVYGEDLESSSMYIDYLISEDDDMMMPPRSHGGPLAPAELALIRIWIEEGANWPDEANVVQPDLDGSGQPIELADGIRKGVDPTNAGLLARVWSFQGFLHPATVHFPIALFLMGGMFVVLGWKWPTLGTQIPLACLLLGAATAIVATMMGWSFSVEKGYGSWTKVNFDSELFWHRWSAIIVTVLSSIFAILALMSLRSDDAAGRQRLTNVWKIGLLVVAGMVGAVGHQGGELTYGKDFYPKAISILLGQPWPPESAPETAQESVSEEVDASEITGDAAATDSTAQTNTSVSHVAIHFLSISSRA; this comes from the coding sequence ATGCCCGAACTTCACTGCCGTCGAACCCCTGCCCTGTCAGGCCAACGGTCCGCCCTTTCTCCCCTGCTTTCACTGCTTCTTCTCTTCCCGCTGGTGCACGCCGGAACGGCCAATTCCGCCGAAGAAGAAGCAGCGGAAGCCAACGTGATCCGAATGCCAGTCGATGACGAGGGTCTGGTCGTCGATTTCGAACGGGATATCGCTCCGATCTTCCGGCAACACTGCTTGGAATGCCACGGAGCCGAAGAAGCGAAAGCCGACTTCCGGGTCGATGATCGGGACACCGTGTTTGGATACGTCTATGGAGAGGACCTGGAATCGAGCTCGATGTACATCGACTATCTGATCAGCGAAGACGATGACATGATGATGCCGCCTCGCAGTCATGGGGGCCCCCTCGCTCCAGCTGAGCTGGCACTGATTCGGATCTGGATCGAAGAAGGTGCGAACTGGCCCGACGAAGCCAACGTGGTTCAACCTGACCTGGATGGTTCGGGGCAACCGATTGAACTCGCCGATGGCATCCGCAAAGGAGTCGATCCCACCAACGCTGGTTTGCTAGCCCGAGTTTGGTCGTTCCAAGGTTTCCTTCACCCGGCCACCGTTCACTTCCCCATCGCTCTGTTCTTGATGGGCGGGATGTTTGTCGTGCTGGGATGGAAGTGGCCCACGCTCGGGACACAAATCCCGCTGGCTTGTTTGCTGCTCGGTGCCGCGACCGCGATTGTGGCGACCATGATGGGTTGGTCATTCTCGGTCGAAAAAGGCTACGGCTCTTGGACCAAGGTCAACTTCGATTCCGAGCTGTTCTGGCATCGTTGGTCGGCCATCATCGTGACTGTCCTCTCCAGCATCTTCGCCATCCTCGCTCTGATGTCTTTGCGAAGCGACGATGCAGCGGGACGCCAACGCCTCACAAACGTTTGGAAAATCGGATTGCTGGTCGTTGCTGGCATGGTTGGTGCAGTCGGTCATCAGGGCGGCGAGTTGACCTACGGAAAGGACTTCTACCCCAAAGCGATCAGCATTCTCCTGGGCCAACCCTGGCCGCCAGAGTCTGCTCCCGAAACAGCTCAAGAGAGCGTTTCAGAAGAAGTCGACGCGTCTGAAATCACAGGCGATGCGGCAGCCACCGACTCGACCGCCCAGACCAACACGTCCGTTTCCCACGTCGCCATTCATTTCCTCTCAATATCTTCGCGAGCTTGA